The following coding sequences are from one Pocillopora verrucosa isolate sample1 chromosome 5, ASM3666991v2, whole genome shotgun sequence window:
- the LOC131794659 gene encoding UPF0728 protein v1g117062 translates to MVKHKVTVKFGPYMSCGIVEHRTARLEGLQALLRSEGHTVEFVKTRDRDDVELVVHGEIIYRCKIQTLQYGGDGKLDPICKEALTAVNKAY, encoded by the exons ATGGTCAAACACAAAGTTACAGTGAAGTTTGGACCGTATATGTCATGTGGAATAGTTGAACATCGAACTGCACGTTTGGAGGGGCTTCAAg CGCTCTTGAGAAGTGAGGGACACACAGTAGAATTTGTCAAAACTCGTGACAGAGATGACGTTGAACTGGTAGTTCACGGGGAAATAATTTATCGTTGTAAAATTCAGACGCTTCAGTACG GGGGTGATGGAAAGCTTGATCCAATATGTAAAGAAGCCCTTACAGCAGTCAACAAAGCCTACTAA
- the LOC131794645 gene encoding uncharacterized protein isoform X2 has product MNNTSSDLKSGYKFEDDLACLTEMFPCMDSKVLRNYLEIFSDQANYLSVIIDMLLQGDNIVGSNPAQNSTKKKSSTKLKTVVKGENSSCSVEAGTLELSPKKLQRRDSSGSETDSLPAMLGEDEIDVNTNVLSNNESESFTTCSKNSDKKGVRSITSSKCTSDDNDCDIAFVKCVASPTRQPFQRTRNCISISGTTSPSQHKGICIRYKGGVLHPSMNKPKKLQIVEIDADEKNCAGKSNTQSLSNRDQSKTGQSPGRKRQSIVKPSCTKTSTVVQCVEPSDSSKDVQTIEEIRSSKEGLSVSASLSDLEILKKVFPDADPTQITLLLEKYANEPNKVAMVGKELGNKPDAQAQQLKRKVPLPRVTWFWESDDNKLVPFTDSECNVLEKEFLDCKSDHSGVASDRVIGIKLPGSTKSVKVNFLKMTMACSSNGTKSHIFRVPEGNEENISGKHLIPQEALTVPSDWQQQSNGAELVRVRPGSAEWDHVQGSLKRSLKKAKVVDIQRVQNKWLYRKYAIQRHLMKEKNGSASINEKELFHGTRETSPEAIWRGEDGFDMRYSADGLWGRGTYFACEASYSHHGFVYQDAQTQHFQLFLAHVLTGDSISLPPDRSLKMPPLKAGSNIRYDSINGATHRHLKLL; this is encoded by the exons ATGAATAATACATCTTCAGATTTGAAATCTGGATACAAGTTTGAAGATGATCTTGCTTGTCTGACTGAAATGTTTCCTTGTATGGACAGTAAAGTATTGAGGAATTACTTAGAAATCTTTTCCGACCAAGCTAACTACTTATCAGTTATCATTGACATGCTGCTTCAAGGGGACAACATTGTTGGGTCAAATCCTGCTCAaaattcaactaaaaaaaaaagtagcacaaaactgaaaacagttGTTAAAGGTGAAAATAGCTCATGCAGTGTAGAAGCTGGTACATTAGAGCTTTCACCCAAAAAATTACAGAGAAGAGATTCCAGTGGCAGTGAAACTGATAGTTTACCTGCAATGTTAGGAGAGGATGAAATTGATGTTAACACCAATGTGTTAAGTAACAATGAAAGTGAATCATTTACAACTTGTTCCAAAAACTCTGACAAGAAAGGAGTGAGATCTATCACATCATCAAAGTGTACATCCGATGACAATGATTGTGACATAGCTTTTGTAAAATGTGTGGCAAGCCCAACAAGACAACCATTTCAGCGCACTAGGAACTGCATCAGTATCTCGGGTACAACTTCACCTTCACAGCATAAGGGTATTTGTATACGCTACAAAGGTGGTGTTCTTCACCCATCAATGAATAAACCTAAAAAGCTGCAGATTGTCGAAATTGAtgctgatgaaaaaaattgtgcagGCAAGAGTAATACCCAGTCTCTATCAAACAGAGATCAGTCTAAAACCGGCCAATCACCTggaagaaaaagacaaagtaTTGTAAAGCCTTCCTGTACAAAGACTTCCACAGTGGTTCAGTGTGTGGAACCTTCAGATTCAAGCAAGGATGTGCAAACGATTGAAGAAATCAGAAGCAGCAAGGAAGGGCTGTCAGTCTCAGCCTCTTTAAGTGATTTGGAGATTTTGAAAAAGGTATTCCCTGATGCAGACCCCACTCAAATCACTTTGCTGTTGGAGAAGTATGCCAATGAACCTAACAAAGTTGCAATGGTTGGTAAGGAACTTGGAAACAAGCCCGATGCACAGGCACAACAATTGAAAAGGAAAGTTCCATTACCAAGGGTGACATGGTTTTGGGAGTCAGACGATAACAAGTTGGTTCCATTTACTGATTCTGAATGCAATGTGTTAGAAAAAGAATTCCTAGACTGCAAGTCAGATCATTCTGGAGTTGCATCTGACAGGGTAATAGGTATTAAACTGCCAGGATCAACTAAAAGTGtcaaagttaattttttaaaaatgacaaTGGCTTGCAGCAGCAATGGAACAAAGAGCCATATCTTTCGAGTTCCAgaaggaaatgaagaaaacatcaG TGGCAAACATTTGATACCGCAAGAAGCCCTTACAGTCCCAAGTGACTGGCAGCAACAGAGCAATGGTGCAGAATTAGTAAGAGTGCGTCCAGGTTCAGCCGAGTGGGATCATGTTCAGGGAAGTTTGAAGAGGAGTCTTAAGAAGGCAAAAGTGGTTGATATACAGCGGGTTCAGAACAAGTGGCTTTACAGGAAATATGCCATACAGCGTCATTTGATGAAGGAGAAAAATG GATCTGCATCCATCAATGAAAAAGAGCTGTTCCATGGCACCAGAGAAACAAGTCCTGAAGCCATCTGGAGAGGTGAAGATGGGTTTGACATGCGTTATTCTGCTGACGGCCTGTGGGGGCGTGGTACCTATTTTGCCTGTGAGGCTTCATATAGCCATCATGGATTTGTGTACCAAGATGCTCAAACACAACACTTTCAGCTATTCCTTGCCCATGTTCTCACTGGAGATAGTATATCTTTACCTCCTGACCGCAGTCTGAAAATGCCTCCGCTAAAGGCAGGGTCCAATATCCGTTATGACAGCATCAATGGG gcaacccacaggcatttgaAGTTGTTATAA
- the LOC131794645 gene encoding uncharacterized protein isoform X1, translating to MNNTSSDLKSGYKFEDDLACLTEMFPCMDSKVLRNYLEIFSDQANYLSVIIDMLLQGDNIVGSNPAQNSTKKKSSTKLKTVVKGENSSCSVEAGTLELSPKKLQRRDSSGSETDSLPAMLGEDEIDVNTNVLSNNESESFTTCSKNSDKKGVRSITSSKCTSDDNDCDIAFVKCVASPTRQPFQRTRNCISISGTTSPSQHKGICIRYKGGVLHPSMNKPKKLQIVEIDADEKNCAGKSNTQSLSNRDQSKTGQSPGRKRQSIVKPSCTKTSTVVQCVEPSDSSKDVQTIEEIRSSKEGLSVSASLSDLEILKKVFPDADPTQITLLLEKYANEPNKVAMVGKELGNKPDAQAQQLKRKVPLPRVTWFWESDDNKLVPFTDSECNVLEKEFLDCKSDHSGVASDRVIGIKLPGSTKSVKVNFLKMTMACSSNGTKSHIFRVPEGNEENISGKHLIPQEALTVPSDWQQQSNGAELVRVRPGSAEWDHVQGSLKRSLKKAKVVDIQRVQNKWLYRKYAIQRHLMKEKNGSASINEKELFHGTRETSPEAIWRGEDGFDMRYSADGLWGRGTYFACEASYSHHGFVYQDAQTQHFQLFLAHVLTGDSISLPPDRSLKMPPLKAGSNIRYDSINGVSNNCNVYILYKLDIAYPAYLITYTMTNNR from the exons ATGAATAATACATCTTCAGATTTGAAATCTGGATACAAGTTTGAAGATGATCTTGCTTGTCTGACTGAAATGTTTCCTTGTATGGACAGTAAAGTATTGAGGAATTACTTAGAAATCTTTTCCGACCAAGCTAACTACTTATCAGTTATCATTGACATGCTGCTTCAAGGGGACAACATTGTTGGGTCAAATCCTGCTCAaaattcaactaaaaaaaaaagtagcacaaaactgaaaacagttGTTAAAGGTGAAAATAGCTCATGCAGTGTAGAAGCTGGTACATTAGAGCTTTCACCCAAAAAATTACAGAGAAGAGATTCCAGTGGCAGTGAAACTGATAGTTTACCTGCAATGTTAGGAGAGGATGAAATTGATGTTAACACCAATGTGTTAAGTAACAATGAAAGTGAATCATTTACAACTTGTTCCAAAAACTCTGACAAGAAAGGAGTGAGATCTATCACATCATCAAAGTGTACATCCGATGACAATGATTGTGACATAGCTTTTGTAAAATGTGTGGCAAGCCCAACAAGACAACCATTTCAGCGCACTAGGAACTGCATCAGTATCTCGGGTACAACTTCACCTTCACAGCATAAGGGTATTTGTATACGCTACAAAGGTGGTGTTCTTCACCCATCAATGAATAAACCTAAAAAGCTGCAGATTGTCGAAATTGAtgctgatgaaaaaaattgtgcagGCAAGAGTAATACCCAGTCTCTATCAAACAGAGATCAGTCTAAAACCGGCCAATCACCTggaagaaaaagacaaagtaTTGTAAAGCCTTCCTGTACAAAGACTTCCACAGTGGTTCAGTGTGTGGAACCTTCAGATTCAAGCAAGGATGTGCAAACGATTGAAGAAATCAGAAGCAGCAAGGAAGGGCTGTCAGTCTCAGCCTCTTTAAGTGATTTGGAGATTTTGAAAAAGGTATTCCCTGATGCAGACCCCACTCAAATCACTTTGCTGTTGGAGAAGTATGCCAATGAACCTAACAAAGTTGCAATGGTTGGTAAGGAACTTGGAAACAAGCCCGATGCACAGGCACAACAATTGAAAAGGAAAGTTCCATTACCAAGGGTGACATGGTTTTGGGAGTCAGACGATAACAAGTTGGTTCCATTTACTGATTCTGAATGCAATGTGTTAGAAAAAGAATTCCTAGACTGCAAGTCAGATCATTCTGGAGTTGCATCTGACAGGGTAATAGGTATTAAACTGCCAGGATCAACTAAAAGTGtcaaagttaattttttaaaaatgacaaTGGCTTGCAGCAGCAATGGAACAAAGAGCCATATCTTTCGAGTTCCAgaaggaaatgaagaaaacatcaG TGGCAAACATTTGATACCGCAAGAAGCCCTTACAGTCCCAAGTGACTGGCAGCAACAGAGCAATGGTGCAGAATTAGTAAGAGTGCGTCCAGGTTCAGCCGAGTGGGATCATGTTCAGGGAAGTTTGAAGAGGAGTCTTAAGAAGGCAAAAGTGGTTGATATACAGCGGGTTCAGAACAAGTGGCTTTACAGGAAATATGCCATACAGCGTCATTTGATGAAGGAGAAAAATG GATCTGCATCCATCAATGAAAAAGAGCTGTTCCATGGCACCAGAGAAACAAGTCCTGAAGCCATCTGGAGAGGTGAAGATGGGTTTGACATGCGTTATTCTGCTGACGGCCTGTGGGGGCGTGGTACCTATTTTGCCTGTGAGGCTTCATATAGCCATCATGGATTTGTGTACCAAGATGCTCAAACACAACACTTTCAGCTATTCCTTGCCCATGTTCTCACTGGAGATAGTATATCTTTACCTCCTGACCGCAGTCTGAAAATGCCTCCGCTAAAGGCAGGGTCCAATATCCGTTATGACAGCATCAATGGGGTCAGCAATAACTGTAATGTATACATTCTCTATAAACTTGACATTGCATATCCTGCATATCTTATCACATATACAATGACTAACAATAGATGA